CTTCATAAAGACTTTATCTTAATTGTTGATAGTACTGAGTGTTAGGCTAGCAGGTTACTAGGTTTATCTAAGGTTTTAAGCGTTACAATCGCGTCATGATACCAAGCTAGCCACATCTGTTCATAGGCAATCCCAAATCGCAACGTTAAATAACTAAAGGTCATCGGTTCACTGAAACTCTCTGGGCACTGAAAGAATTGAGCTGCTATTGTTTGGTATATTGCTAGACGTTGGCAATGCTGGCGGTA
The Cyanobacteriota bacterium DNA segment above includes these coding regions:
- a CDS encoding PadR family transcriptional regulator is translated as QENRPNKRIYYVTDEGSAAFQAWVAQPLPISPIKDDLLVKLFAGFSVPREVILAELDNHYRQHCQRLAIYQTIAAQFFQCPESFSEPMTFSYLTLRFGIAYEQMWLAWYHDAIVTLKTLDKPSNLLA